The following is a genomic window from Longimicrobiaceae bacterium.
GGTAGCCGTGGCGCGGGAAGCCGCGCTCCTTGAGGACGAAGCCCACCAGCCGCCGCCGGACCCCCGCCTCCTTCTGCCGCTGGAGCGCCTCGCGCCCCACGAAGGGGCCCTTGTCCAGCTTCACCACCCACCCCAGCCCGGCCTCCAGCGGCGTGGTCCCCTCGTCCAGGTCGCTGCCGTAGAGCGCGTACCCCATCTCCAGCCGGAGCGAGTCGCGGCAGCCGAGCCCTGCCGGGAGGACCCCCTCCCCCGCGCCGGCGTCCAGGATCCGCCGCCAGACCGCCGGCGCGTCCGCCGCGTCCACGTACAGCTCGAAGCCGTCCTCGCCCGTGTACCCCGTGCGTGAGATGGTGGCGGGCACCCCGTCCACCGTCCCCTCCATGAAGCGGTAGTAGCGGATGGCATCCAGGTCGGCGTCGGTCAGCTTCGTCAGGATCTGCTGCGCCTTCGGCCCCTGGAGGGCGAGGAGGGCGATGTCATCGGTGCGGTCCGCGAGCTCCACCCCGAACTCCGCGGCGAAGCGGGAGACCCAGGCCCAGTCCTTGTCCCGGTTGGCGCCGTTGACCACCAGCATGTAGTGGCCCGGGTAGCGGTAGACGAGCAGGTCGTCCAGCAGCTTCCCGTCGTCGTTCAGGAGAGTGGAGTACTGCGCCTGCCCCACCTCCAGCTTCGAGGCGTCGTTGGTGGAGACGTGCTGCACGAAGTCCAGCGCCCGCTCGCCGCGTACCACGAACTCGCCCATGTGGGACACGTCGAAGAGCCCCGCCGCCTGCCGCACGGCGTTGTGCTCGGCGGTGATCCCGGAGGGGTACTGCACGGGCATCTCGTACCCGGCGAAGGGGACCATCTTCGCGTCGAGGGCGAGGTGCTCCCCGTGCAGGGGGGTGCGCTGCAGCGTGGCGTCGGCCATTCGTGGGGCTCGGTTCGGTGTCGGTTGCGGTCGCGCCGGACGGGGCCGGCTCGGATGGAAAAGGTAACGCGCCTGCCGGAATGGCACTAGAGAGGGACGGCAGGGGAGGCACCACCGCGCACCTCGCACTTTCGCGCTTTCGCACTCCCGCACTACCTTCCCCCCACCGCCACCCGACCCGGAATGCACCGTTGCCGCAGCAGTCGCTGAAGCGCTATGCGCTGATCTCCATCGCCGCCGCACTGGCGACCATCGGCCTGAAGGGGGGCGCGTACGTGCTCACCGGGTCGGTGGGCCTGCTGTCGGACGCGCTGGAGTCGCTGGTGAACCTGGTGGCGGCCGTCGTGGCGCTCATCGCGCTTTCGGTGGCGGCCCGGCCGGCGGACGAGGAGCACGCGTACGGGCACACCAAGGCGGAGTACTTCTCCAGCGGCTTCGAGGGGGCGCTGGTGGTGGTCGCCGCCGCCAGCATCCTCGCGACGGCGGTGCCGCGGCTCCTCGACCCGCGCCCCATCGAGGAGGTTGGGGTGGGGCTCGCCATCTCCGCGGCGGCATCGGTGATCAACCTGGCCGTGGCGCGGGTGCTCTTCACGGCGGGGCGGCGCTACCACTCCATCACGCTGGAGGCGGACGCGCAACACCTGATGACGGACGTGTGGACCTCGGTGGGGGTGATCCTGGGGGTGGGGGCCGCCGCCGCGACGGGGTGGAACGTGCTGGACCCGCTGATCGCCATCGCGGTGGCGCTGAACGTGGTGCGGGCCGGTGTCGAACTGCTGCGGCGTTCGATGCTGGGGCTGCTGGACACCGCGCTCCCGGAGGGGGAGCGCCGCAGCATCGGCGCCGTGCTGGCGGCGCACACGGAAGACGGGGTGCAGTTCCACGCGCTGCGGACGCGGCAGGCCGGCGCGCGCCGCTTCGTCTCGCTGCACGTGCTCGTCCCCGGCGAGTGGACGGTGCAACGAGGCCACGACTACCTGGAGGACCTGGAGGAGGAGATCCGCGGTG
Proteins encoded in this region:
- the gcvT gene encoding glycine cleavage system aminomethyltransferase GcvT; translated protein: MADATLQRTPLHGEHLALDAKMVPFAGYEMPVQYPSGITAEHNAVRQAAGLFDVSHMGEFVVRGERALDFVQHVSTNDASKLEVGQAQYSTLLNDDGKLLDDLLVYRYPGHYMLVVNGANRDKDWAWVSRFAAEFGVELADRTDDIALLALQGPKAQQILTKLTDADLDAIRYYRFMEGTVDGVPATISRTGYTGEDGFELYVDAADAPAVWRRILDAGAGEGVLPAGLGCRDSLRLEMGYALYGSDLDEGTTPLEAGLGWVVKLDKGPFVGREALQRQKEAGVRRRLVGFVLKERGFPRHGYPVSVNGERAGEVTSGVLSPTLGYGIGMAYVPAEAAKPGTEIGIVIRDRAVPAEVVRPPFHKGGSVHS
- a CDS encoding cation diffusion facilitator family transporter, with protein sequence MPQQSLKRYALISIAAALATIGLKGGAYVLTGSVGLLSDALESLVNLVAAVVALIALSVAARPADEEHAYGHTKAEYFSSGFEGALVVVAAASILATAVPRLLDPRPIEEVGVGLAISAAASVINLAVARVLFTAGRRYHSITLEADAQHLMTDVWTSVGVILGVGAAAATGWNVLDPLIAIAVALNVVRAGVELLRRSMLGLLDTALPEGERRSIGAVLAAHTEDGVQFHALRTRQAGARRFVSLHVLVPGEWTVQRGHDYLEDLEEEIRGVVPNSTVFTHLEPIEDPLSWEDEPLERRRGESG